The following proteins come from a genomic window of Phosphitispora fastidiosa:
- a CDS encoding DUF4320 family protein codes for MYNRLRSLVRSQKGESALILPVIMLIVAMVLYMGVDFFGIYATSQKMRTAASETINLMKIENGWDSGTQAFFHDMLDKLGLPPNRVNVNFATPKSQSPPVQRGDQVSLDISTTYEVRSLRPLNHAFIVPVRIRLTGLAQEYVRQ; via the coding sequence TTGTATAACAGGCTGAGGTCTCTGGTTCGCAGCCAGAAAGGCGAATCGGCACTGATCCTTCCTGTTATCATGCTGATAGTCGCCATGGTTCTCTATATGGGAGTTGACTTCTTTGGCATCTATGCCACTTCCCAGAAAATGCGTACAGCCGCCTCAGAGACCATTAACCTGATGAAAATAGAAAACGGCTGGGATAGCGGCACACAGGCATTTTTTCATGACATGCTGGACAAACTGGGCCTGCCGCCCAATCGGGTGAATGTGAATTTTGCCACACCCAAAAGTCAGTCACCTCCGGTCCAGAGAGGGGACCAGGTATCTCTGGATATCTCCACAACTTATGAAGTGCGCTCCTTAAGACCCCTCAACCATGCCTTTATTGTTCCTGTCAGAATCAGACTTACCGGCCTGGCACAGGAATATGTGCGCCAGTAG
- a CDS encoding type II secretion system F family protein → MLLLPPVLALCWLGLVYWLFIKKSNDNKLNVRHRLNRLMGYQNISAYAGTAGWNITSREFWGIVIFAVTTGVLLSAAFKNPLIILAGILAGYYLPRFMIRRYRKRQQTALLTAIPDFGRILTARLVDHHSIVRAFEVLQNDVSEPMKTLAIDFLKDAGVGMGIQQALENLKARVAFRKFDIVVETLLIAHHEGYSSEALRAMEKAVEAIENDIKAIEILEITSAKKKKELIYIVLASWAFPAILSFMNTGNANVYLDTVPGKILMFSYLVSTLFVLIKGEEYLSLRLDEL, encoded by the coding sequence ATGCTGCTACTGCCGCCTGTTTTGGCGCTATGCTGGCTAGGGCTGGTTTACTGGCTTTTTATAAAGAAAAGTAACGACAACAAATTGAATGTCAGGCACAGGCTGAACCGCCTGATGGGATACCAGAACATCAGCGCTTATGCCGGCACGGCAGGCTGGAATATTACATCACGGGAATTCTGGGGAATAGTAATATTTGCGGTTACCACCGGAGTACTGCTCTCCGCAGCTTTTAAAAATCCGCTGATAATTTTAGCCGGAATTCTGGCCGGATATTACCTGCCGCGTTTTATGATCCGCAGGTATCGCAAGCGCCAGCAGACTGCGCTGCTGACAGCTATCCCGGACTTTGGCCGTATCCTCACGGCCAGACTTGTGGACCACCATAGTATTGTCAGAGCCTTTGAGGTACTCCAAAACGATGTTTCCGAACCTATGAAGACTCTGGCAATCGATTTCCTCAAAGATGCCGGGGTAGGAATGGGAATACAGCAGGCGCTGGAAAATCTGAAGGCACGGGTTGCCTTCAGGAAATTTGACATCGTGGTGGAAACCCTTCTGATTGCCCATCATGAGGGCTATTCCTCTGAAGCCCTCCGGGCTATGGAAAAGGCCGTAGAAGCCATTGAAAATGACATCAAAGCAATAGAAATCCTGGAAATTACCAGCGCCAAAAAGAAAAAAGAACTCATTTATATTGTCCTGGCATCCTGGGCCTTTCCGGCAATTCTCTCTTTTATGAATACCGGAAACGCTAATGTTTACCTGGATACTGTTCCCGGTAAAATCCTGATGTTTTCCTATCTGGTGTCTACCCTGTTTGTCCTTATCAAAGGGGAAGAATATCTCAGCCTTAGGCTTGACGAACTGTAG
- a CDS encoding CpaF family protein — MTLVPFKPYEHRPPAPEPSGEHDIPYAEAFFKTADQVRFYLRESHSHLFAKSLMSRESRQELMLIIADYIRENNDLHIPGIPLEKTVQALQNEIVYLGPVQVALDDPSVSNIEINGPFDIYLEMDGEEVYRPDLAFRDEDHLYRVIDKMLLPMGKSLTANEPHIDSQFEGFRICAVLGRDKGGISSNGPAVSIRKFSPDILTDEHLIESGSLSPEIISFLRDAVPGGSNIIIGGSTNSGKTTTLIRLPLYLDQHERIITIEDSPEMMLRHKRAYREYRNIVALETKHHEKPSRRYDIAKLTGVSLRMRPFKIIIGEVRFSDAARQAHEAMNTGHALFMTIHCSSARHAAIRIVQLAGDGYNDDVIAAQLADNVDLIIFQQKIRTQRIITEICELVGYDGAKKPLVNPLFQWQKTGEKGGRVTGVHQRTGVISATLAGKWRNNLIPESNIIKWLSLPQT, encoded by the coding sequence ATGACCCTTGTCCCTTTTAAGCCTTATGAACACAGGCCGCCCGCTCCGGAACCCTCCGGTGAGCATGATATCCCTTATGCGGAGGCTTTTTTCAAGACCGCAGACCAGGTCAGGTTCTACCTCCGGGAAAGCCATTCACATCTTTTCGCCAAATCACTGATGTCCCGGGAGAGCCGTCAGGAATTAATGCTAATTATTGCAGACTATATCAGGGAAAATAACGATCTGCATATTCCGGGCATACCCCTGGAAAAAACGGTCCAGGCGCTGCAAAATGAAATTGTCTATCTCGGACCGGTACAGGTTGCCCTTGATGATCCATCAGTATCTAACATTGAAATAAATGGACCCTTCGATATTTATCTGGAAATGGACGGTGAAGAAGTGTACCGTCCCGACCTCGCCTTCAGGGATGAAGACCACCTCTACCGGGTAATTGACAAAATGCTGCTGCCCATGGGCAAAAGCCTGACCGCTAACGAACCTCACATTGACTCACAGTTTGAGGGTTTTCGAATCTGTGCCGTCCTGGGCAGGGACAAAGGAGGTATTTCCAGCAACGGACCTGCCGTTTCAATCCGGAAATTCTCCCCCGACATCCTTACAGATGAGCATTTGATTGAAAGCGGTTCCCTGAGCCCGGAAATAATCAGCTTTTTACGAGATGCCGTTCCCGGTGGAAGTAACATTATTATCGGCGGCTCCACCAATTCCGGGAAAACAACTACCCTGATCAGGCTGCCTCTCTACCTGGACCAGCACGAACGGATAATTACCATAGAAGACTCACCTGAGATGATGCTGCGTCACAAAAGGGCTTACAGGGAATACCGGAATATAGTGGCCCTGGAAACCAAACACCATGAAAAGCCCTCCAGGAGGTATGATATTGCAAAGCTGACCGGTGTTAGCCTGCGCATGCGCCCTTTTAAAATAATCATCGGTGAAGTCCGCTTCAGCGATGCTGCCAGGCAGGCCCATGAAGCCATGAACACAGGGCACGCCCTTTTCATGACCATCCACTGCAGTTCAGCCCGTCATGCCGCTATTAGGATTGTCCAGCTGGCAGGTGACGGATACAATGATGACGTTATCGCCGCTCAGCTGGCAGATAATGTGGACCTGATTATATTCCAGCAAAAAATCAGAACCCAGAGAATAATTACCGAGATCTGTGAACTGGTCGGGTATGACGGCGCCAAAAAACCGTTAGTCAACCCGCTCTTCCAGTGGCAAAAAACCGGTGAAAAAGGCGGTCGGGTGACCGGAGTGCACCAAAGGACAGGAGTAATCTCAGCAACCCTGGCCGGAAAATGGCGGAACAACCTGATTCCCGAAAGTAATATTATTAAATGGCTGAGCCTCCCGCAAACCTGA
- a CDS encoding EscU/YscU/HrcU family type III secretion system export apparatus switch protein: MERPKMPEDKEKKAIALGYDRETMNAPRVLAAGQGYIARKIMEMAKENNIPVEQDPVLAEALSYLDPGEEIPPELYQVVAEVLAFIMEADKRYKKGC; encoded by the coding sequence ATGGAGAGGCCTAAAATGCCTGAAGACAAGGAGAAAAAGGCCATAGCGCTGGGATATGACAGGGAAACCATGAATGCGCCGCGCGTGTTGGCTGCCGGGCAGGGTTATATTGCCAGGAAAATAATGGAAATGGCGAAGGAGAATAATATCCCGGTGGAGCAGGACCCCGTTTTGGCTGAGGCTTTATCGTATCTGGACCCGGGTGAGGAGATACCGCCGGAACTATACCAGGTGGTTGCCGAGGTGCTTGCCTTTATAATGGAAGCAGATAAGAGATATAAAAAAGGCTGTTAA
- a CDS encoding PRC-barrel domain-containing protein: protein MSEKISGLMKTQNLIGRPVISLQGEELGSIARVIVNPDGGVVAGLSMSVKGWFKGEKVLEFDSVKSFGNYAVTIERSSQVVTLDSLPALKKLAEECDMYNMRIITPEGQLVGTIDDFYFDTATGKVEKYILTGGTIKTLFKGRASIPASSIESIGKDVIIAVSNVTEAIQKEEPGLTDNIDQWKDDLGQWKGDLEHWKDDFEKLWEKTRSKSLELSKTAGENIKGAAANSTGKGKELISKTGEVLSEKKAFLKNSYEKWMDRLQVIKNEPENPLSEDEINSILGLRAAKTLTDDAGNIIIEQDGEVFRETIEKAQQAGKVKELMISVAAKDLEEQMESIKTESKILEEEDI, encoded by the coding sequence ATGAGCGAAAAAATATCCGGGCTTATGAAGACCCAGAATTTAATTGGCAGACCCGTTATCTCCCTGCAGGGCGAAGAACTGGGCAGCATCGCGCGGGTTATTGTAAACCCTGACGGTGGTGTTGTGGCCGGCCTTTCTATGAGTGTTAAGGGCTGGTTTAAGGGAGAAAAAGTCCTTGAGTTTGACTCAGTCAAATCCTTTGGAAACTATGCCGTTACCATTGAGCGCAGCAGCCAGGTAGTGACACTTGACAGCCTGCCGGCACTGAAAAAACTGGCCGAAGAGTGCGATATGTATAACATGCGTATTATCACTCCAGAAGGCCAGCTAGTCGGCACAATTGATGATTTCTATTTTGACACCGCAACCGGAAAAGTCGAAAAATATATTCTTACAGGTGGAACCATTAAAACCCTCTTCAAGGGACGCGCCAGTATTCCCGCTTCCAGTATTGAAAGCATTGGAAAAGATGTCATCATTGCCGTAAGCAATGTCACGGAAGCAATTCAAAAAGAAGAACCCGGTCTTACTGATAATATTGACCAGTGGAAAGACGACCTCGGCCAGTGGAAGGGCGACCTGGAACACTGGAAAGACGATTTTGAGAAATTATGGGAAAAAACCCGCAGTAAATCACTGGAGCTTTCCAAAACCGCCGGTGAAAATATTAAAGGAGCTGCCGCAAATAGCACCGGTAAAGGCAAGGAACTCATTTCCAAGACAGGCGAGGTTTTGTCTGAGAAAAAGGCTTTCCTTAAAAACTCATATGAAAAATGGATGGACCGGCTGCAGGTAATCAAAAACGAACCGGAAAATCCTCTGTCCGAAGATGAAATAAATTCTATCCTGGGCCTAAGAGCGGCCAAAACTCTCACCGATGATGCCGGAAACATTATCATAGAACAAGACGGGGAGGTTTTCCGGGAAACCATCGAAAAGGCTCAACAGGCCGGAAAAGTGAAGGAACTAATGATATCGGTAGCAGCAAAAGACCTTGAGGAACAAATGGAGTCGATCAAGACTGAGTCTAAAATACTGGAAGAAGAAGATATTTAA
- a CDS encoding general stress protein — MSKTVIGVFNSRDQAEKAVSDLRNKGFENEISIVAKDEGGGGRTDRNSEMFGGDSITDGTTTGGVLGGIAGLAIGAGALAIPGLGPIIAAGPIAGLLSGAATGGIAGGLTDWGIPEERGKYYEGKVKEGNIIAAVKTDDNKIESAAGVLRNYGAKDVETH; from the coding sequence ATGTCTAAAACAGTTATTGGTGTGTTCAATTCACGGGATCAGGCTGAAAAAGCTGTGTCTGACCTGAGGAACAAGGGTTTTGAAAACGAGATCTCAATTGTTGCCAAAGACGAAGGCGGTGGAGGCCGTACAGACAGGAATTCGGAAATGTTCGGCGGTGACTCCATCACAGACGGGACCACAACCGGCGGAGTTCTTGGCGGTATAGCCGGTCTGGCCATAGGAGCAGGCGCCCTGGCAATTCCCGGGCTTGGCCCCATCATTGCTGCCGGTCCTATTGCAGGACTGCTTTCCGGAGCTGCCACAGGCGGCATCGCCGGCGGCCTGACCGACTGGGGAATTCCCGAAGAGCGCGGCAAGTATTATGAAGGGAAAGTCAAAGAAGGTAATATTATCGCTGCCGTTAAAACTGATGACAACAAGATCGAATCTGCGGCCGGAGTTCTGCGTAATTACGGAGCTAAGGACGTGGAGACCCACTAA
- the speE gene encoding polyamine aminopropyltransferase: protein MELWYTEKQTENVGITCKTEKTLHVEQTEFQSMAVIDTMQFGRMLVLDGMVQTTIEDEFVYHEMITHVPLNTHPNPQNVLVIGGGDGGAIREVVKHPSVKKAVLVEIDRRVVEISREFFPEISCGLGNPKVSVIYDDGIKHVADHKDFYDIIIVDSTEPVGPAVELFSSSFYKSISESLREDGLFVAQTESPFFNSDLISGCYRKISEVFPITKLYLASIPTYPSGLWSFTMGSKKYDPEAVDVLAVPDYPTRYYTPKLHKGSFVLPKFVEGLIKP, encoded by the coding sequence ATGGAACTGTGGTATACAGAAAAACAAACCGAAAATGTCGGGATAACCTGTAAGACTGAAAAAACTTTGCATGTTGAGCAGACAGAGTTTCAAAGCATGGCTGTTATTGATACCATGCAGTTTGGCAGAATGCTGGTTCTTGATGGAATGGTTCAGACAACAATAGAGGATGAGTTTGTATACCATGAAATGATAACACATGTTCCCCTGAATACTCATCCTAATCCTCAAAATGTCCTGGTAATCGGCGGAGGGGACGGTGGGGCTATAAGGGAAGTTGTCAAACACCCTTCTGTTAAAAAAGCAGTCCTGGTTGAAATTGACCGCAGGGTTGTTGAAATTTCCCGGGAGTTTTTTCCCGAAATCAGCTGTGGACTGGGTAATCCCAAGGTCTCAGTAATTTATGATGACGGGATTAAACATGTGGCTGACCATAAAGATTTCTATGACATCATTATAGTTGATTCAACTGAACCTGTGGGACCTGCTGTAGAGCTGTTTTCTTCTAGTTTTTATAAGTCAATATCCGAGTCACTCAGGGAGGACGGTCTCTTCGTGGCCCAGACTGAATCACCATTTTTTAATTCTGACCTTATCTCAGGCTGTTACCGGAAGATATCTGAAGTTTTCCCCATTACCAAGCTTTATTTAGCCAGTATACCCACTTATCCCAGCGGCCTGTGGTCATTTACAATGGGCTCCAAAAAATATGACCCGGAGGCGGTTGATGTTTTAGCTGTGCCTGATTACCCCACAAGGTATTACACCCCAAAGCTTCATAAGGGTTCTTTTGTGCTCCCGAAATTTGTGGAAGGGCTGATTAAGCCTTGA
- a CDS encoding adenosylcobalamin-dependent ribonucleoside-diphosphate reductase yields MEIFSSDSLDVLERRYLIKDSSGKVIETPEGMLKRAAKFAALPEENQTYWEERFFELMSGLRFLPNSPTLANAGKPNGQMAACFVLPVPDSIEGIFETMKRAALIHKTGGGTGFSFSNIRPKDDIVSSTGGVASGPVPFIRAFNSATDAVKQGGMRRGANMAVLDYWHPDILEFINMKEEEDVLTNFNISIGVDNRFMDQVVNRGDIDQINPRTGKVNGRTIPAATVFDAMTRAAWANGEPGILFFDHINKANTVPGSGPMKATNPCGEQPLLNYESCNLGSLNLTAFLNEAGEGYRRINWSRLAEDTAAAVRFLDNIIDVNKYIFTEIERVTKGNRKIGLGVMGFADLLIELGIPYASMEALELIETLMGFIRKKAMEASAALGREKGPFPNIEKSVYKGETVRNATVTTIAPTGTLSMLAGTSSGIEPLFGLSFVKEVLEGRKFYVTSRSFEEAARKGGFWSEDLVQELAHTGSLEGIKGIPEDVRRVFATAFEISPQWHLKVQAAFQKHVDNAVSKTINFPAGAAIADIRSAYLMAWKYGLKGLTIYRNGSRSNQVLKFASKDMEKGTLPAGCSTCPE; encoded by the coding sequence ATGGAAATTTTCAGCAGTGATTCCCTTGATGTTTTAGAGAGACGTTATCTCATCAAAGATTCTTCTGGAAAAGTCATTGAGACTCCTGAAGGGATGCTTAAACGTGCCGCAAAATTTGCTGCACTTCCGGAAGAAAATCAGACATATTGGGAGGAACGTTTTTTTGAATTAATGTCAGGCCTGCGGTTTTTGCCCAACAGCCCAACTCTGGCTAATGCCGGCAAACCCAATGGGCAGATGGCGGCATGTTTTGTCCTGCCTGTGCCTGATTCTATTGAAGGTATATTTGAAACCATGAAAAGAGCCGCACTGATTCATAAAACCGGAGGCGGCACGGGCTTTTCTTTTTCCAATATACGTCCCAAAGATGATATTGTTTCTTCCACCGGTGGGGTGGCATCAGGCCCGGTTCCCTTTATCAGGGCATTTAACTCTGCCACAGATGCGGTCAAACAGGGAGGAATGCGCCGGGGGGCAAACATGGCCGTACTGGACTACTGGCATCCCGATATCCTGGAATTTATTAATATGAAGGAAGAGGAGGATGTCCTCACCAACTTCAACATTTCTATAGGTGTTGATAACAGGTTTATGGATCAGGTTGTGAATAGAGGAGATATTGACCAGATAAACCCGCGCACCGGCAAAGTGAACGGCAGAACCATACCGGCAGCCACGGTATTTGATGCGATGACTCGCGCTGCCTGGGCTAATGGTGAACCGGGAATACTGTTTTTTGACCATATAAATAAGGCCAATACCGTTCCCGGGTCTGGCCCGATGAAAGCCACCAATCCGTGTGGCGAACAGCCTCTGTTGAACTATGAAAGCTGCAACCTGGGGAGCCTTAACCTGACAGCCTTCCTTAATGAGGCGGGGGAGGGCTACCGAAGGATAAACTGGAGCCGGCTGGCCGAGGATACTGCTGCTGCAGTGCGTTTTCTGGATAATATTATTGATGTCAACAAATATATTTTCACCGAAATTGAAAGGGTTACCAAAGGTAACCGGAAAATAGGCCTTGGGGTGATGGGTTTTGCTGATTTGCTAATCGAACTCGGGATACCATATGCGTCTATGGAAGCGCTGGAACTCATAGAAACCCTGATGGGATTTATCAGGAAAAAAGCAATGGAGGCAAGCGCTGCGCTGGGCCGTGAGAAGGGGCCGTTCCCAAATATTGAAAAAAGTGTATACAAAGGTGAGACGGTTCGGAATGCGACTGTGACTACAATAGCGCCAACAGGGACGCTGTCAATGCTGGCCGGTACGTCCAGTGGAATAGAGCCCCTGTTCGGCCTCAGCTTTGTTAAGGAAGTTCTTGAAGGCAGGAAATTTTACGTTACCAGCAGAAGCTTTGAGGAGGCGGCCAGGAAGGGTGGTTTCTGGTCAGAGGACCTGGTTCAGGAGCTGGCCCATACAGGAAGCCTTGAAGGGATAAAGGGTATTCCTGAAGATGTGCGCAGGGTATTTGCCACTGCATTTGAGATATCTCCCCAATGGCATCTAAAGGTTCAGGCGGCTTTCCAGAAACATGTAGACAACGCGGTTTCCAAGACAATTAACTTCCCTGCTGGGGCAGCTATAGCAGATATCAGGTCGGCATATCTTATGGCCTGGAAATATGGGCTTAAAGGGCTGACCATATACCGGAACGGTTCCCGGTCAAATCAGGTACTGAAATTTGCCTCCAAAGACATGGAGAAAGGTACATTGCCTGCAGGGTGTTCTACCTGTCCGGAATAA
- a CDS encoding Panacea domain-containing protein — translation MAKVYRFKAKEELKMVTVFDVADYFLSRVELDSGSVMTHLKLQKLCYYVQAWHLVFEDNPMFEEKFQAWAHGPACPELFSKFKDYRWNPIPPPDEFDSSIFSGTEIETIEAVWEAYGQFDGKYLEDLTHQEDPWIMARGDCPPGEKCENVISWKSMKEYYTRLQNA, via the coding sequence GTGGCAAAAGTTTATCGCTTTAAAGCTAAGGAGGAATTAAAAATGGTTACAGTATTTGATGTAGCCGACTACTTTCTTTCCCGTGTTGAACTTGATTCCGGGAGTGTAATGACACATTTGAAACTTCAAAAATTATGCTATTACGTTCAAGCTTGGCATTTAGTTTTTGAAGATAACCCGATGTTTGAAGAGAAGTTTCAAGCCTGGGCTCACGGACCAGCTTGCCCGGAACTGTTTAGCAAATTCAAGGATTATAGATGGAACCCTATACCGCCACCGGATGAATTCGATTCATCTATTTTTAGCGGTACGGAGATTGAAACTATTGAGGCGGTTTGGGAAGCATATGGTCAGTTTGATGGCAAGTACCTTGAGGATTTAACTCACCAGGAAGATCCTTGGATAATGGCGCGAGGGGACTGCCCGCCGGGAGAGAAATGTGAAAACGTTATCAGTTGGAAATCTATGAAAGAGTATTATACAAGGCTGCAAAATGCGTAA
- a CDS encoding MAG6450 family protein encodes MRNIKRPKPKQSKITEKAIIAHNIDTGNNNPVFSFRHVCENHCLLSTWQAGELTELLGTFKLMESLTWNQLVTNRHKGLDFRKEDNYTKPLPPVVSPDVDVCRVKVCEKKRLWGYRAGQVFRILWFDRLHEVVPYHKQKRN; translated from the coding sequence ATGCGTAATATAAAAAGGCCTAAGCCTAAACAGAGCAAAATAACTGAAAAGGCTATTATTGCCCACAACATTGATACAGGGAATAATAACCCTGTGTTTTCTTTTAGGCATGTTTGTGAGAATCACTGCCTTTTATCTACTTGGCAAGCCGGTGAGTTGACTGAGCTTCTGGGTACATTTAAATTGATGGAATCTCTCACGTGGAACCAATTGGTGACAAATCGCCATAAAGGCCTCGATTTTAGGAAAGAGGACAATTATACCAAACCGTTGCCACCGGTAGTGTCACCTGATGTGGATGTATGCCGGGTTAAAGTCTGTGAGAAGAAAAGGTTATGGGGGTATAGAGCAGGTCAGGTGTTTAGAATATTGTGGTTTGACCGTCTTCATGAAGTTGTTCCTTATCATAAACAAAAGAGAAATTAA
- a CDS encoding DUF3231 family protein: MDISIFKKSTSNLEQIDVQTAFNLWNLLRARYNSIEAVQMLINFVHDRDFGIVLEVLLKDFQTQTEQLEKAAKKFKIKVPSRPASDIKTSTRVDEITDKFIYHRMYADMVSEMNSLNSSVRNTLTNDNIRNLFKKFLLSHVDDFETLYKFGKIKGWEEVAPAYKTSKQGVKESLSTSEAYHIWHNINDRYIQSQLTAFFLVFAHDLDFKLLLTKGVNVLKKQIQMMEQEALKYEVQMPERPPASLQVPIDPETLEDRFMYQVVYKGIDDSIDAHIRAVIDTLRNDALRKIFLDLYKAELEIQDDMIKYGKMKGWAKVPPIYVEPT; encoded by the coding sequence ATGGATATTTCAATTTTCAAGAAATCTACTTCCAATTTGGAGCAAATCGATGTGCAGACCGCATTTAATTTATGGAACTTACTAAGAGCAAGGTATAACAGTATCGAAGCAGTCCAAATGCTGATAAATTTTGTGCATGACAGAGATTTTGGAATAGTCTTGGAAGTATTGTTAAAAGACTTTCAAACACAGACTGAACAACTTGAAAAAGCCGCAAAAAAGTTTAAGATAAAAGTCCCTTCAAGACCTGCCAGTGATATAAAGACTTCAACTCGCGTAGATGAGATTACTGACAAGTTTATTTACCACAGGATGTACGCAGATATGGTATCAGAAATGAATTCTCTAAACAGTTCAGTGCGAAATACCCTTACTAACGATAACATTAGAAATCTGTTTAAAAAGTTTTTGTTGTCCCATGTTGATGATTTTGAAACTCTTTATAAATTTGGCAAAATAAAAGGGTGGGAAGAAGTTGCACCTGCTTACAAGACCTCAAAACAAGGGGTAAAAGAATCTCTTTCTACAAGTGAAGCGTATCATATTTGGCACAATATAAATGACAGATATATTCAAAGCCAATTAACTGCGTTCTTCCTGGTTTTTGCGCATGATTTAGATTTTAAGTTATTATTGACCAAAGGGGTAAATGTTCTTAAAAAACAGATCCAAATGATGGAACAGGAAGCATTAAAGTATGAAGTCCAGATGCCGGAAAGACCTCCTGCATCCCTACAGGTTCCTATAGACCCTGAGACCTTAGAGGATAGGTTCATGTATCAGGTGGTTTACAAAGGCATAGATGATTCGATAGATGCTCATATTAGGGCTGTAATAGATACTCTGAGAAATGACGCTTTACGCAAGATCTTTTTAGACCTATATAAGGCTGAGTTAGAAATACAAGATGATATGATTAAGTATGGAAAAATGAAGGGATGGGCAAAAGTTCCTCCCATCTATGTTGAACCCACTTGA
- a CDS encoding UbiD family decarboxylase, with protein sequence MSLKEDILACLQIQDKNKRQISIAGIITKSLEPLGIIPVVVGGAAVEFYTLGQYATMDIDFVGTINNEMKEVMASLGFEREGRYWRIPGTDIMVEFPSDKLVGSMDKVQPVEHNGQQAYYIGIDDLILNRVQEAKHWNDMGSKEWARTLMVAHYDDIDWSYCHKNASKFGCRDKLEEIQKEAKKIKRQMDEK encoded by the coding sequence ATGAGTTTAAAAGAAGATATTTTAGCATGTTTGCAAATACAGGACAAAAATAAACGGCAGATTAGTATTGCGGGTATCATAACAAAATCCCTTGAACCTTTGGGCATCATTCCGGTTGTTGTAGGCGGAGCCGCAGTTGAATTTTATACTTTAGGGCAGTATGCAACTATGGATATAGATTTTGTTGGGACTATTAACAACGAAATGAAAGAAGTAATGGCAAGCTTGGGTTTTGAAAGGGAAGGTCGCTACTGGAGAATACCTGGCACAGACATTATGGTTGAATTTCCCTCAGACAAGTTGGTTGGATCAATGGATAAAGTTCAGCCGGTCGAACACAATGGACAGCAAGCTTACTACATAGGAATAGACGATTTAATTCTTAACCGCGTCCAGGAAGCGAAACACTGGAATGATATGGGCTCAAAGGAATGGGCCAGAACGTTAATGGTGGCTCATTATGATGATATCGATTGGAGTTATTGTCATAAAAATGCCAGCAAATTTGGTTGTAGAGATAAGCTTGAAGAAATACAGAAAGAAGCAAAGAAAATAAAAAGGCAGATGGATGAAAAATAA
- a CDS encoding nucleotidyltransferase domain-containing protein, translating to MPIYDETIQNVKRQIVNKFHPVDVILFGSHAKGLVRKSSDIDICVIKDTQNKRELIQDILLEIDSDIDLDVIVYTPAQWEKYKDDKTMFAHVINKTGVSIVG from the coding sequence ATGCCTATTTATGATGAGACTATTCAAAATGTAAAAAGGCAAATAGTTAACAAATTCCATCCCGTAGACGTTATTCTTTTTGGTTCACATGCCAAGGGGTTGGTTAGAAAAAGCAGTGATATAGATATTTGTGTAATAAAAGACACTCAAAATAAAAGGGAATTAATTCAGGATATTTTACTGGAGATTGACTCTGATATCGATTTAGATGTGATAGTGTATACCCCGGCGCAATGGGAAAAGTATAAAGATGATAAAACGATGTTTGCACATGTAATTAATAAGACGGGGGTGAGCATTGTTGGTTGA